AACAACAATCTAATCTTCGTCAAGCAATTTTAGTCAGTTGAGAATGTCAATATGCCAGTAAATCTTATTTTTAAAGTACTTAAGACTCATTAACAAAATTTTTTTCTGCGCCATTATTTGTGAAAATATCTTGCTTTACTTCCAGTACGCCTACTACATTAAACAATCATTAGCGATGGTTCAAGCAGAGATCATCCTATATTTTATGCAGAATCTCGGCGTTAACCTCTACTAGTAATAAGTGAAAGTAGCTTAGGTGGATTAACGCCAAAGTATTCGAAGGTCTGGTTCTGATCGGCTTAAAATATTCATCTATTATCGTTTTGTGCTTGACATTTTTGATTATTATGCGATAATTGGTTTTAATATGGATTTTTTGAGAAGGTAAAGTGAAGAAACTACTGATAATACCCCTGTTATGGTGCTCAATACTAATGGCGGCAAACCCAAGCAGGGCAATGCTATACTCTGCTGTAATACCCGGTGGTGGGCAAATATATAATAAGGCATATATAAAAGCAGGGATTGTTATCAGTTTGCAAGCTTGGAACATAGGAAGGGCAATACACAACAAATCGGAGGCAGATCATTTGCTAAAGAAATCCCATGAATCCAGTAATCCAATGGATATTCTATTTTACAAGGCGCGCTCCGAAGAATTCCACGAAAAGTACACCAGCGATATATGGTGGATTGCCATTACCGCTGCTTTAAGCGTTATTGATGCTTACGTGGATGCGCATCTGGCAGATTTTGACGAGAAAAGAGATACT
This window of the Candidatus Cloacimonadota bacterium genome carries:
- a CDS encoding DUF5683 domain-containing protein is translated as MKKLLIIPLLWCSILMAANPSRAMLYSAVIPGGGQIYNKAYIKAGIVISLQAWNIGRAIHNKSEADHLLKKSHESSNPMDILFYKARSEEFHEKYTSDIWWIAITAALSVIDAYVDAHLADFDEKRDTLHLKFDEGKVGLEYRF